From Marmota flaviventris isolate mMarFla1 chromosome 17 unlocalized genomic scaffold, mMarFla1.hap1 SUPER_17_unloc_1, whole genome shotgun sequence, a single genomic window includes:
- the LOC139703714 gene encoding C-C motif chemokine 1-like, with the protein MKLTSVVLVCLLLAATWPQDVDSKSMHVSSSRCCFSFAQKRISQKTIQCYRETSSTCAYQAAIFKLKGGRESCALKTERWVQGYLGKLKPCLLV; encoded by the exons ATGAAACTGACCTCCGTGGTGCTGGTGTGCCTGCTGCTGGCTGCAACATGGCCACAAGACGTGGACAGCAAGAGCA TGCACGTGTCTTCCTCCCGATGCTGCTTCTCATTTGCGCAGAAAAGGATTTCCCAGAAGACAATCCAGTGTTACAGAGAAACCAGCTCCACCTGCGCTTACCAGGCTGCAAT TTTCAAGCtgaagggaggcagagagagctgTGCCTTGAAGACAGAGAGATGGGTTCAGGGTTACTTGGGAAAACTGAAACCTTGCCTGCTGGTGTGA